One part of the Tachysurus vachellii isolate PV-2020 chromosome 6, HZAU_Pvac_v1, whole genome shotgun sequence genome encodes these proteins:
- the rock2a gene encoding rho-associated protein kinase 2 isoform X2 — translation MMSLGAESRMEKRLKKLEAMIRDPRSAVNLESLLDAMNAMVLDLNFPSLRKNKNIETFLNRYEAVMGEIRDLQMKLEDFDKVKVIGKGAFGEVHLVRHKASQKVYAMKLLSKFEMIKRSDSAFFWEERDIMAFANSPWVVQLCCAFQDERFLYMAMEYMPGGDLVNLTSTYDVPEKWAKFYTAEVVMALDAIHSMGFIHRDVKPDNMLLDHNGHLKLADFGTCMKMDLTGMVHCDTAVGTPDYISPEVLKSQGGDGYYGRECDWWSVGVFIFEMLVGDTPFYADSLVGTYSKIMDHKNSLNFPDDVEISKEAKNIICSFLTDREVRLGRNGVEEIKRHPFFKNDQWTFNTIRDSVAPVVPELSSDIDTSNFDDIEDDKGDVETFPTPKAFVGNQLPFVGFTYFKEDQLLNVFNGSSERPVSVKEELQKKIHSLEEQLNNEMQAKDELEHRYRTSSARLDKITKELEEEISSRKSLESSLRQLEREKALLQHKSVESHRKAESEADRKRCLENEVNSLRDQLEEMKKRNQNSHISNEKNMHLQRQLDEANTLLRAESEAAARLRKSQVEGNKQVQQLETHMRELQDKCCLLESSKLTLEKDFISLQAALDTEKREHTQRSEIISDLQARLSGLEDEVKQLRQSLSKAESEKRELQEKLTDLEKEKSNKEIDMTYKLKVLQQSLEQEEVAHKTTKIRLADKNKISESIEGAKSEAVKDLEQKLQAERSSKQQVENRLLELEKYNSMLDCDYKQALHKLDELRRHKDQLTEEMKNLSLKIEQEIQKRTLTQNDLKVQNQQLSTLKTSEKQLKQEINHLLDIKRSLEKQIMELRKERQDSDGQMKELQDQLEAEQYFSTLYKTQVRELKEECEERNKLYKDMQQNLQELQEERDSLAAQLEITLTKADSEQLARSIAEEQYSDLEKEKIMKELEIKEMMARHRQELSEKDTTISSLEEANRMLTSDVANLANEKEEMNNKLKEAMDDRQKLKADEQLITQMKLAYEKQLQSERTLKTQAVNKLAEIMNRKEVRGNGSRRGNDTDVKRKEKENRKLQLELRSEREKLNSSIIKYQREINEMQAQLADESVMRVELQMALDSKDSDIEQLRSLLNSINVHSLESASMSSGPEFDTDESLPETRLEGWLSLPVRNNTKRFGWERKYVVVSSKKILFYNSEQDKELSNPYMVLDIDKLFHVRSVTQTDVYRADAKEIPRIFQILYANEGESKKEQEVEPLPIGEKSSYICHKGHEFIPTLYHFPTNCEACTKPLWNMFKPPPALECRRCHIKCHKDHMDKKEEVIAPCKVNYDVSTAKNLLLLASSQEEQQKWVSRLVKKIPKKPPGTECSHRSSPRIPVKVQTSQSMRRTSRQLQAGKTRTAKNRAEPTAPPPGMEKFIKHKGHEFLPIFFHFPTTCEACAKPLWNMIKPPLALECKHCQIRCHKDHVDKKEEVLTPCNPARFGPQFATG, via the exons ATGATGTCTTTGGGAGCCGAAAGCAGGATGGAGAAGCGGCTGAAGAAACTGGAGGCCATGATCAGGGACCCGCGCTCTGCCGTCAACCTGGAAAGTTTACTG GATGCCATGAACGCCATGGTGTTGGATCTGAACTTTCCTTCCTTACGCAAAAACAAGAACATCGAAACCTTCTTGAACAGAT atgaagCAGTCATGGGTGAGATCAGAGATCTGCAGATGAAGCTGGAGGATTTTGACAAGGTGAAGGTGATCGGCAAGGGAGCGTTCGGAGAAGTGCATCTG GTGAGACACAAAGCATCTCAGAAGGTTTACGCTATGAAGTTACTGAGTAAATTTGAGATGATCAAGCGCTCGGACTCTGCGTTCTTCTGGGAAGAAAGAGACATCATGGCGTTTGCAAACAGCCCCTGGGTTGTacag ctgtgCTGTGCGTTCCAGGATGAAAGGTTCCTCTACATGGCGATGGAGTACATGCCGGGCGGTGACCTGGTCAACCTCACCAGTACGTACGACGTTCCAGAGAAGTGGGCAAAGTTCTACACCGCAGAGGTGGTCATGGCTCTGGATGCCATCCACTCCATGGGCTTCATTCACCGAGACGTGAAGCCCGACAACATGCTGCTGGACCACAACGGCCACCTCAAACTCGCCGACTTCGGCACCTGCATGAAGATGGACTTG ACAGGCATGGTGCACTGTGACACGGCGGTGGGCACGCCCGACTACATCTCCCCCGAGGTGCTGAAGTCACAGGGAGGAGACGGGTACTACGGGCGCGAGTGTGACTGGTGGTCTGttggagtttttatttttgagatGCTTGTAG gtgaCACCCCGTTCTATGCCGACTCCCTGGTTGGGACCTACAGTAAAATCATGGACCATAAAAACTCTCTAAACTTCCCTGATGATGTCGAAATCTCGAAGGAGGCAAAAAACATCATCTGTTCGTTCCTGACTGACAG ggAGGTGCGTTTAGGACGGAATGGTGTGGAAGAGATTAAGAGACACCCGTTCTTTAAAAATGACCAGTGGACCTTTAACACCATCAGAGACT CCGTGGCCCCCGTCGTACCCGAGCTGAGCAGCGATATCGATACGAGTAACTTTGATGACATCGAGGACGATAAGGGCGACGTGGAGACGTTTCCCACTCCTAAAGCCTTCGTAGGGAACCAGCTGCCCTTCGTGGGCTTCACGTATTTTAAAGAAGATCA GTTGTTAAATGTGTTCAACGGTTCATCAGAACGCCCTGTTTCTGTTAAAGAAGAG cttCAGAAGAAGATTCACTCTTTAGAGGAGCAGCTGAATAACGAGATGCAGGCCAAAGATGAGCTCGAGCACAGGTACAGGACGAGCAGTGCACGACTCGACAAGATCACCAAAGAGCTCgaggaagag ataagcAGTAGGAAATCTCTGGAGTCGTCCCTCAGACAGCTGGaaagagaaaaagctctgcTGCAGCACAAAAGTGTTGAGAGCCACAGGAAGGCAGAGAGCGAGGCAGATCGCAAACGCTGCCTCGAAAACGAAG TGAACAGTCTGAGGGATCAGCtggaggagatgaagaagagAAATCAAAACTCCCACATTTCCAACGAGAAGAACATGCACCTGCAGagacaa CTGGACGAAGCGAACACGTTGTTGAGGGCGGAGTCAGAAGCGGCAGCTCGTCTGCGCAAGTCACAGGTGGAGGGCAATAAACAGGTGCAGCAGCTGGAGACACACATGCGAGAGCTGCAGGATAAATGCTGCCTGCTGGAGAGCAGCAAACTGACACTCGAGAAAGACTTCATCAGCCTGCAGGCGGCACTCGACACCGAgaagagagaacacacacaacgCTCTGAGATCATCTCTGACCTGCAGG ctcgTCTCTCGGGTCTGGAGGACGAGGTGAAGCAGTTGAGGCAGAGTTTGTCAAAAGCCGAGTCTGAGAAGAGAGAGCTGCAGGAGAAACTCACTGATTTGGagaag GAGAAGAGCAATAAGGAGATTGATATGACGTACAAGCTGAAGGTCCTGCAGCAGAGTCTGGAGCAGGAGGAGGTGGCACACAAAACCACGAAGATCAGACTCGCAGACAAGAACAAGATCAGCGAGTCCATCGAGGGAGCCAAGTCCGAGGCAGTGAAGG atctggAGCAGAAGTTGCAGGCCGAGCGTTCCTCTAAGCAGCAGGTGGAGAACCGGCTGCTGGAGCTGGAGAAATACAACTCCATGTTGGACTGCGATTACAAACAGGCGCTGCACAAACTCGATGAGCTGCGCAGGCACAAGGACCAACTCAccgaggag ATGAAGAACCTGTCTCTAAAGATCGAGCAGGAGATCCAGAAGCGCACTCTGACCCAGAACGATCTGAAGGTACAGAACCAGCAGCTCAGCACCCTGAAGACATCAGAGAAGCAGCTCAAGCAGGAGATAAATCACCTCCTGGATATCAAGCGCAGCCTGGAGAAGCAGATCATGGAGCTTCGCAA agagcGTCAGGATTCGGATGGACAGATGAAGGAGCTTCAGGATCAGCTGGAGGCGGAACAGTATTTCTCA acGCTGTACAAGACTCAGGTGCGGGAGTTAAAGGAGGAGTGTGAGGAGAGGAATAAGCTTTATAAAGACATGCAGCAGAATTTGCAGGAGCTTCAGGAGGAGAG ggaTTCTCTGGCTGCTCAGCTGGAGATCACCCTGACGAAGGCCGACTCGGAGCAGCTGGCTCGGTCCATCGCTGAGGAGCAGTATTCTGatctggagaaggagaagaTCATGAAGGAGCTAGAGATTAAGGAGATGATGGCCAGACACCGACAGGAACTCTCTGAGAAGGACACCACCATCAGCTCG TTGGAGGAAGCTAACCGCATGCTAACGAGTGACGTAGCAAACCTGGCTAACGAGAAAGAAGAGATGAACAACAAGCTGAAGGAAGCCATGGATG ATCGGCAGAAGCTGAAAGCAGACGAACAGTTGATCACACAGATGAAGCTCGCTTATGAGAAGCAGCTCCAGTCAGAAAGGACACTGAAGACACAG gCTGTCAACAAGCTGGCTGAAATCATGAACAGAAAAGAAGTGCGTGGCAACGGAAGTCGCCGTGGAAACGACACGGACGTgaagaggaaggagaaagaaaacaggaaactgCAGCTAGAGCTACGTTCCGAACGGGAGAAACTCAACAGCTCCATCATCAAATATCAACGAGAAATCAATGAAATGCAGGCG CAACTAGCGGATGAGTCGGTGATGCGTGTGGAGCTGCAGATGGCTCTGGACAGTAAAGACAGCGATATCGAGCAGCTCCGAAGCCTCCTCAATTCCATCAACGTTCACTCGCTCGAGTCGGCCAGCATGAGCAGCGGCCCGGAGTTCGACACGGACGAATCGCTGCCAG AGACCAGGTTAGAGGGCTGGCTGTCTCTCCCCGTGAGGAACAACACCAAGCGCTTCGGCTGGGAGAGAAAA taTGTGGTGGTGAGCAGCAAGAAGATCCTTTTCTACAACAGCGAGCAGGATAAAGAGCTCTCGAACCCCTACATGGTGCTGGATATAGA TAAACTCTTCCACGTTCGTTCAGTCACCCAGACGGATGTGTACCGCGCAGACGCTAAAGAAATTCCTCGAATATTTCAG aTCCTGTACGCTAACGAGGGTGAGAGTAAGAAAGAGCAGGAAGTGGAGCCACTGCCCATCGGAGAGAAATCCAGCTACATCTGCCACAAAGGACACGAGTTCATCCCGACGCTCTACCACTTCCCCACTAACTGTGAGGCCTGCACCAAACCGCTGTGGAACATGTTCAAGCCGCCTCCTGCCCTCGAGTGCCGCCGCTGCCACATCAAGTGCCACAAGGACCACATGGATAAGAAAGAGGAGGTGATCGCTCCATGTAAAG TGAACTATGACGTGTCCACGGCGAAGAACCTGCTGCTGCTGGCGTCGTCTCAGGAGGAGCAGCAGAAGTGGGTCAGCAGGCTCGTCAAGAAGATCCCTAAAAAGCCTCCGGGCACCGAGTGTAGCCACCGCTCGTCCCCTCGCATCCCTGTTAAAGTCCAGACCAGCCAGTCCATGAGAAGAACCAGCCGCCAGCTACAGGCCGGAAAAACCAG gactgCGAAAAACCGTGCGGAGCCCACAGCGCCCCCTCCAGGCATGGAGAAATTCATCAAGCACAAGGGTCATGAGTTTTTGCCCATTTTCTTCCACTTCCCCACCACGTGTGAAGCCTGTGCTAAGCCTCTGTGGAACATGATCAAGCCTCCGCTGGCACTGGAGTGCAAACACTGCCAGATCCGGTGCCACAAAGACCATGTTGACAAGAAGGAGGAGGTTCTCACGCCGTGTAACCCTGCCAGATTCGGCCCCCAGTTCGCCACTGGGTGA
- the rock2a gene encoding rho-associated protein kinase 2 isoform X3, which produces MMSLGAESRMEKRLKKLEAMIRDPRSAVNLESLLDAMNAMVLDLNFPSLRKNKNIETFLNRYEAVMGEIRDLQMKLEDFDKVKVIGKGAFGEVHLVRHKASQKVYAMKLLSKFEMIKRSDSAFFWEERDIMAFANSPWVVQLCCAFQDERFLYMAMEYMPGGDLVNLTSTYDVPEKWAKFYTAEVVMALDAIHSMGFIHRDVKPDNMLLDHNGHLKLADFGTCMKMDLTGMVHCDTAVGTPDYISPEVLKSQGGDGYYGRECDWWSVGVFIFEMLVGDTPFYADSLVGTYSKIMDHKNSLNFPDDVEISKEAKNIICSFLTDREVRLGRNGVEEIKRHPFFKNDQWTFNTIRDSVAPVVPELSSDIDTSNFDDIEDDKGDVETFPTPKAFVGNQLPFVGFTYFKEDQLLNVFNGSSERPVSVKEEDSVLLQKKIHSLEEQLNNEMQAKDELEHRYRTSSARLDKITKELEEEISSRKSLESSLRQLEREKALLQHKSVESHRKAESEADRKRCLENEVNSLRDQLEEMKKRNQNSHISNEKNMHLQRQLDEANTLLRAESEAAARLRKSQVEGNKQVQQLETHMRELQDKCCLLESSKLTLEKDFISLQAALDTEKREHTQRSEIISDLQARLSGLEDEVKQLRQSLSKAESEKRELQEKLTDLEKEKSNKEIDMTYKLKVLQQSLEQEEVAHKTTKIRLADKNKISESIEGAKSEAVKDLEQKLQAERSSKQQVENRLLELEKYNSMLDCDYKQALHKLDELRRHKDQLTEEMKNLSLKIEQEIQKRTLTQNDLKVQNQQLSTLKTSEKQLKQEINHLLDIKRSLEKQIMELRKERQDSDGQMKELQDQLEAEQYFSTLYKTQVRELKEECEERNKLYKDMQQNLQELQEERDSLAAQLEITLTKADSEQLARSIAEEQYSDLEKEKIMKELEIKEMMARHRQELSEKDTTISSLEEANRMLTSDVANLANEKEEMNNKLKEAMDDRQKLKADEQLITQMKLAYEKQLQSERTLKTQAVNKLAEIMNRKEVRGNGSRRGNDTDVKRKEKENRKLQLELRSEREKLNSSIIKYQREINEMQAQLADESVMRVELQMALDSKDSDIEQLRSLLNSINVHSLESASMSSGPEFDTDESLPETRLEGWLSLPVRNNTKRFGWERKYVVVSSKKILFYNSEQDKELSNPYMVLDIDKLFHVRSVTQTDVYRADAKEIPRIFQILYANEGESKKEQEVEPLPIGEKSSYICHKGHEFIPTLYHFPTNCEACTKPLWNMFKPPPALECRRCHIKCHKDHMDKKEEVIAPCKVNYDVSTAKNLLLLASSQEEQQKWVSRLVKKIPKKPPGTECSHRSSPRIPVKVQTSQSMRRTSRQLQAGKTSPPRSGSPPRRREDSKSHLIK; this is translated from the exons ATGATGTCTTTGGGAGCCGAAAGCAGGATGGAGAAGCGGCTGAAGAAACTGGAGGCCATGATCAGGGACCCGCGCTCTGCCGTCAACCTGGAAAGTTTACTG GATGCCATGAACGCCATGGTGTTGGATCTGAACTTTCCTTCCTTACGCAAAAACAAGAACATCGAAACCTTCTTGAACAGAT atgaagCAGTCATGGGTGAGATCAGAGATCTGCAGATGAAGCTGGAGGATTTTGACAAGGTGAAGGTGATCGGCAAGGGAGCGTTCGGAGAAGTGCATCTG GTGAGACACAAAGCATCTCAGAAGGTTTACGCTATGAAGTTACTGAGTAAATTTGAGATGATCAAGCGCTCGGACTCTGCGTTCTTCTGGGAAGAAAGAGACATCATGGCGTTTGCAAACAGCCCCTGGGTTGTacag ctgtgCTGTGCGTTCCAGGATGAAAGGTTCCTCTACATGGCGATGGAGTACATGCCGGGCGGTGACCTGGTCAACCTCACCAGTACGTACGACGTTCCAGAGAAGTGGGCAAAGTTCTACACCGCAGAGGTGGTCATGGCTCTGGATGCCATCCACTCCATGGGCTTCATTCACCGAGACGTGAAGCCCGACAACATGCTGCTGGACCACAACGGCCACCTCAAACTCGCCGACTTCGGCACCTGCATGAAGATGGACTTG ACAGGCATGGTGCACTGTGACACGGCGGTGGGCACGCCCGACTACATCTCCCCCGAGGTGCTGAAGTCACAGGGAGGAGACGGGTACTACGGGCGCGAGTGTGACTGGTGGTCTGttggagtttttatttttgagatGCTTGTAG gtgaCACCCCGTTCTATGCCGACTCCCTGGTTGGGACCTACAGTAAAATCATGGACCATAAAAACTCTCTAAACTTCCCTGATGATGTCGAAATCTCGAAGGAGGCAAAAAACATCATCTGTTCGTTCCTGACTGACAG ggAGGTGCGTTTAGGACGGAATGGTGTGGAAGAGATTAAGAGACACCCGTTCTTTAAAAATGACCAGTGGACCTTTAACACCATCAGAGACT CCGTGGCCCCCGTCGTACCCGAGCTGAGCAGCGATATCGATACGAGTAACTTTGATGACATCGAGGACGATAAGGGCGACGTGGAGACGTTTCCCACTCCTAAAGCCTTCGTAGGGAACCAGCTGCCCTTCGTGGGCTTCACGTATTTTAAAGAAGATCA GTTGTTAAATGTGTTCAACGGTTCATCAGAACGCCCTGTTTCTGTTAAAGAAGAG GACAGTGTTTTG cttCAGAAGAAGATTCACTCTTTAGAGGAGCAGCTGAATAACGAGATGCAGGCCAAAGATGAGCTCGAGCACAGGTACAGGACGAGCAGTGCACGACTCGACAAGATCACCAAAGAGCTCgaggaagag ataagcAGTAGGAAATCTCTGGAGTCGTCCCTCAGACAGCTGGaaagagaaaaagctctgcTGCAGCACAAAAGTGTTGAGAGCCACAGGAAGGCAGAGAGCGAGGCAGATCGCAAACGCTGCCTCGAAAACGAAG TGAACAGTCTGAGGGATCAGCtggaggagatgaagaagagAAATCAAAACTCCCACATTTCCAACGAGAAGAACATGCACCTGCAGagacaa CTGGACGAAGCGAACACGTTGTTGAGGGCGGAGTCAGAAGCGGCAGCTCGTCTGCGCAAGTCACAGGTGGAGGGCAATAAACAGGTGCAGCAGCTGGAGACACACATGCGAGAGCTGCAGGATAAATGCTGCCTGCTGGAGAGCAGCAAACTGACACTCGAGAAAGACTTCATCAGCCTGCAGGCGGCACTCGACACCGAgaagagagaacacacacaacgCTCTGAGATCATCTCTGACCTGCAGG ctcgTCTCTCGGGTCTGGAGGACGAGGTGAAGCAGTTGAGGCAGAGTTTGTCAAAAGCCGAGTCTGAGAAGAGAGAGCTGCAGGAGAAACTCACTGATTTGGagaag GAGAAGAGCAATAAGGAGATTGATATGACGTACAAGCTGAAGGTCCTGCAGCAGAGTCTGGAGCAGGAGGAGGTGGCACACAAAACCACGAAGATCAGACTCGCAGACAAGAACAAGATCAGCGAGTCCATCGAGGGAGCCAAGTCCGAGGCAGTGAAGG atctggAGCAGAAGTTGCAGGCCGAGCGTTCCTCTAAGCAGCAGGTGGAGAACCGGCTGCTGGAGCTGGAGAAATACAACTCCATGTTGGACTGCGATTACAAACAGGCGCTGCACAAACTCGATGAGCTGCGCAGGCACAAGGACCAACTCAccgaggag ATGAAGAACCTGTCTCTAAAGATCGAGCAGGAGATCCAGAAGCGCACTCTGACCCAGAACGATCTGAAGGTACAGAACCAGCAGCTCAGCACCCTGAAGACATCAGAGAAGCAGCTCAAGCAGGAGATAAATCACCTCCTGGATATCAAGCGCAGCCTGGAGAAGCAGATCATGGAGCTTCGCAA agagcGTCAGGATTCGGATGGACAGATGAAGGAGCTTCAGGATCAGCTGGAGGCGGAACAGTATTTCTCA acGCTGTACAAGACTCAGGTGCGGGAGTTAAAGGAGGAGTGTGAGGAGAGGAATAAGCTTTATAAAGACATGCAGCAGAATTTGCAGGAGCTTCAGGAGGAGAG ggaTTCTCTGGCTGCTCAGCTGGAGATCACCCTGACGAAGGCCGACTCGGAGCAGCTGGCTCGGTCCATCGCTGAGGAGCAGTATTCTGatctggagaaggagaagaTCATGAAGGAGCTAGAGATTAAGGAGATGATGGCCAGACACCGACAGGAACTCTCTGAGAAGGACACCACCATCAGCTCG TTGGAGGAAGCTAACCGCATGCTAACGAGTGACGTAGCAAACCTGGCTAACGAGAAAGAAGAGATGAACAACAAGCTGAAGGAAGCCATGGATG ATCGGCAGAAGCTGAAAGCAGACGAACAGTTGATCACACAGATGAAGCTCGCTTATGAGAAGCAGCTCCAGTCAGAAAGGACACTGAAGACACAG gCTGTCAACAAGCTGGCTGAAATCATGAACAGAAAAGAAGTGCGTGGCAACGGAAGTCGCCGTGGAAACGACACGGACGTgaagaggaaggagaaagaaaacaggaaactgCAGCTAGAGCTACGTTCCGAACGGGAGAAACTCAACAGCTCCATCATCAAATATCAACGAGAAATCAATGAAATGCAGGCG CAACTAGCGGATGAGTCGGTGATGCGTGTGGAGCTGCAGATGGCTCTGGACAGTAAAGACAGCGATATCGAGCAGCTCCGAAGCCTCCTCAATTCCATCAACGTTCACTCGCTCGAGTCGGCCAGCATGAGCAGCGGCCCGGAGTTCGACACGGACGAATCGCTGCCAG AGACCAGGTTAGAGGGCTGGCTGTCTCTCCCCGTGAGGAACAACACCAAGCGCTTCGGCTGGGAGAGAAAA taTGTGGTGGTGAGCAGCAAGAAGATCCTTTTCTACAACAGCGAGCAGGATAAAGAGCTCTCGAACCCCTACATGGTGCTGGATATAGA TAAACTCTTCCACGTTCGTTCAGTCACCCAGACGGATGTGTACCGCGCAGACGCTAAAGAAATTCCTCGAATATTTCAG aTCCTGTACGCTAACGAGGGTGAGAGTAAGAAAGAGCAGGAAGTGGAGCCACTGCCCATCGGAGAGAAATCCAGCTACATCTGCCACAAAGGACACGAGTTCATCCCGACGCTCTACCACTTCCCCACTAACTGTGAGGCCTGCACCAAACCGCTGTGGAACATGTTCAAGCCGCCTCCTGCCCTCGAGTGCCGCCGCTGCCACATCAAGTGCCACAAGGACCACATGGATAAGAAAGAGGAGGTGATCGCTCCATGTAAAG TGAACTATGACGTGTCCACGGCGAAGAACCTGCTGCTGCTGGCGTCGTCTCAGGAGGAGCAGCAGAAGTGGGTCAGCAGGCTCGTCAAGAAGATCCCTAAAAAGCCTCCGGGCACCGAGTGTAGCCACCGCTCGTCCCCTCGCATCCCTGTTAAAGTCCAGACCAGCCAGTCCATGAGAAGAACCAGCCGCCAGCTACAGGCCGGAAAAACCAG CCCACCCAGGTCAGGATCTCCACCTAGAAGAAGAGAGGACTCCAAGAGCCATCTGATCAAATGA